AAGAAGTCGATTCAGACCAATAAAGAGAAGATGAAAAAGCAACTGACTGAGATATGGCAGTATGCACAACAGGTAGCCTCGGAAGAAGACAAGATGCCTGAGCCGCCTGATTTTACGGAAATTAACAGCGAAAAAGTAAAAGCTGCCGTAGATCAGCTTAACGAAAAGCTGGCCGCAAAAGATAATGCAGATAAAAAGGTGAAGGCTAAACTGAAGTATATTACTAAACATTACCCGCAGAATATAGAAAAATATGAGCATCAGGAAGAGATCCTGGGCCAAAGGAACAGCTTTAGTAAAACCGATACGGATGCTACTTTCATGCGGATGAAAGAAGACCACATGAAAAATGGTCAGTTAAAACCCGCCTATAATGTTCAGATATCTACCTCCAACCAGTTCATTGTCAATTATACCATTCATTCCAATACAACAGACACCAATACGCTGAATGCTCATTTAACGCAGCATGAAGCCAGCTTTGGCAAAGCACCTGAAAAGCTCACCGCGGATGCCGGGTACGGATCTGAAGAAAACTACACGCTGCTGGAACAAAAGCAAACCATTGCCTTTGTAAAGTATGGGATGTTCGATAAAGAGCAAAATGAAAACTACAATAACAAACAGCCTTTTGCAGCAAGCAAGCTTTTCTATAACCAGGAGAAAGATTGTTACATCTGTCCGATGGGCCGGCAGATGAATTTCATCGGGACAAGTAGAAAACGAACAAGCACCGGTTTTGAGCAAACAGTAAAAAGATACCAGGCGGGCAATTGCGCTAACTGTCCGCTCAACGGTGCTTGTCATAAATCAAGCGCCAACAGGATCATTGAGGTCAATGTAAATCTGAACCGGCTTAAGCAAAAGGCACATGAACTGTTAAACAGTGAAGAAGGCCTACAGCGGCGAAAGAAACGATGCTTTGATGTGGAACCAACTTTCGGAAACATTAAACAGAACCATGGTTTCAAAAGGTTCATGCTTCGGGGTAAGGAAAAAGTGGAGATCGAATGGGGTTTGATTGCAATTGCACAAAACTTAAGGAAAAAAGCAGGGTGAAAAGCTGCTTTTTGACTGGTTTTCGACCCCGAAAAGCAAATTATCCACAGCTTGCCCAAATTCATCTTGCACTACCTTAATAGGCAACAAATACAGAGGCCGCATCATTTGAATTATGATACGGCCTCTTTTGTCCTTTATGCTATTGAGGTAATAAAACCGCTAAGATTTAACCTTTTGGCTTTTACCTTTCTTCTTTTTTTCCTGATAACCGGCAAAACCTAAGCCTCCTACCAGCAAAATAGAAGCTGCTAAGGAGATGTTTTCACCTACATAATAGGAGGCAGGCTCAAATTTAAATTCCAGCTTATGATTGCCACCTGGCAGCTGTGCCGCACGTAGAATGTAGTTAGCTCTGAAATGAGGAATCTCTTCACCATCTACATAGGCAGTCCAGCCTTTGTCATACCATACCTCTGCAAAAACAGCTATCATATCTTTGCCTGCAGAATACTCGTAAGTCAAGTGATCAGGATGGTAGTCCACCAATTTAATAGAAGCATTCAGATCCGGGGTGCCTGCTTTCGTGAGATCTATTAACGGTTTGAAACTTTCTTCAACTATTGCTTCCTTTTTCGGATCGAAACTGCTTATTCCGGTCATTTCCTCCTCCGCATTTTTTACGTATAGGACTTTTGAAACAAACCAGGCATTGCCGCAGGCTGTGCTCCTGTTCTGAATACGTTGCGATTCGCCTTTTTCATCCGCAGTAATAACATACTTTGTATTTAGCATGTCGAGTACATCCTCATTGATAGCGCCATTGAACTGTTTGTCTAGCACTTCCTGGAAACGTTTAAGTTTTGCAGCATGGTAGCCACCTACTGTTTTGTGAAAATACGAAGCTGTAGCGCTTGAGAAAGTATTTATAGTAAGGTCAAGCACCCGGTAATTAAGACTCGGATCCCTCAGTATCAATTCATCAACCTGACGAGGCTGAAAGGTTTGGTTAATGGTGCTTTCATCTACGAACTTTTCGTTGTTCAGATAGCGGCGGTCCACCGTCCACATGTCCACCAGGATAGCGGCTGCAAAGAGGATAAACGCAATCTGTTGATTGATTTTATTTTTAATCAGAGCCCACAGTAGTGCAGCTCCAATCAGCACAAACAATAACGACCTGAGGGCATCTGTCCTCGCCAGACTAGTTCGGTCATTAATCAAGGCATTGGCAATCGCGTTAGCGAAGCCCTGGTCGCCACCTGTTATCTGTGTCAGCTGCTGAATGAACTCTTCATGTGTAGGGGATTTGAAACTGAAAAGCAAGCCTGGTACAATGATCACGATTAGCAGTAAGCCGCCGGTAATAAAAGATGCATATTTTAACTTTTTGACAAGAACTTTAACATCCTGACGTCCGGAAACTATCTCCTGAATCGCAAGCACTGCGAGGATTGGAAACAGCAAGCCTGTAACAGCGAGTGTTGATTCTACAGCCCTGAACTTGTTATAGAAGGGAAAATAATTGAAGAACAGATCTGAGATATACGGAAAGTTCTTTCCAAACGATAAGAACATTGTCAGTAGAGTTGCCCCGAATATCCACCAGGCCAGGCGATCCTTCAAGATCAGTAACCCGAAAATGAAAAGGAAGAATACAATGGCTCCGAAATAGTATGGCCCGGAGGTAAAAGGCCGGTCACCCCAGTAAGTGGGCATTTGCTTGGCGAAGCCAATTGCCTGTTCGGCAGGAACGTTCCGTTGCAAGAGTGTTTTAGCCACTTCAGAATCCTCTCCAAATGCGCCTGATCCGCTAGCTCCGCCGTAAGCATTAGGTACCAGGAAAGTAATACATTCTCCTACACCCTGGCTCCACTGGTATGCATATTCACGGTCAAGACCATTAGACGGTTTGGCTGCTTCACTTTTCAGGTTAGATTTTCCTCTGATAGATTCTTGTCCGTACTCATAGGTTGTCCATAAGGTTCCTGCATTTACCGCTACACTAAGGACAATCGAAGCGGCCAGAAAGCCTACCGATTTTAAGAATCCTTTTGTTGTTTTAGTCTTAATAGCATGGTAAAGTTCGATTCCTGCGAGAATCAACAACACGAGGAACAGATAATACGTCATTTGTATGTGGTTCGACCTGATTTCCAGCGCAAGGAAAAGCGCCGCAATCGTCGCCCCCCAGACATGTTTCCCTCTGAATGTGAGTATAACACCAGCGATTACCGGTGCGAAAAATGCAATGGCGAGCGCTTTATTACTATGGCCGGCTTCTATAATAATGAAGTTATATGAAGAAAATGCAAAGGCAATAGCACCCGCAGCAGCTAGCCACGGATTTACCCGCAGTGCACAAAATAAAAGGTAGGCCCCCAATAAATACAAAAGGACGACATCTATCGGATTCGGGAATACGGTTTTGAAAAAGGTTATTACATAAGTCGTAATATTCTTGGGAAACTGCGCCCATATCTGATAAGCGGGCATTCCGCCGAACATAGAATTAGTCCATAATGGCGCTGTTCCGTCTTTGGCTTTAAAGTCCATTATCTCTTTCTGCATGGCTTTTGCCTGTAAAACATCACCCTGATAAAGTATCTTACCCTGAAGAGCCGGACTGAAATAGATAAAACACATTACTATGAAAAGCCCGATGATGGCCAGATGTACACCGTTACGTTTAAACCAGTTACTCATTATTCAAATTATTGAAGACCAAAAATAGAACTTTTTGGGGGATAGTGAACAGACAAAGAACATTAGTGTTGATCAATCAGGAAATTATAAAATAAAACTATACTGTTTCTCTTAATTCTTATTTATCTTTCTTCCCTCTTTAGATCTGTTTTTTACTATAATGATTCCTTTTGGGTCCTCTTCATATTTTTGCTGGCTAATCAGTTTTTGGGTTTTCTTTTCTCCTCTTTCTGCAGCAGCCCAGCTGTGTACCGGTAGCTTGGGCGACCCGATTGTTAACATCGATTTTGGCAGAGGAAGCACTTCAAGAGGGAACCCTCTTGCTGCTGGGATTACGAATTACCGATACTCTGGTACTAATGTGGATGACGGTTTTTACACCATAGTGAACAATACCTCGGGTATGAACCAAAACTGGTTTTCAACATATGATCATACGCCGGGAGACACTGACGGCTATATG
The window above is part of the Arcticibacter tournemirensis genome. Proteins encoded here:
- a CDS encoding IS1182 family transposase; this translates as MAVKQPVFKPYNQAQILVLPPTLEELIPLWHPVRVVNEVINKLNIEPLLKAYHIRGSSSYHPQMLLKVVVYGYVTNLYSSRKLAAACKESIYFMWLSSMSYPDHNTINRFRGVRLKHALRSVFEEVVKLLSEEGLLSIEEINTDGTKIEANANKYTFVWKKSIQTNKEKMKKQLTEIWQYAQQVASEEDKMPEPPDFTEINSEKVKAAVDQLNEKLAAKDNADKKVKAKLKYITKHYPQNIEKYEHQEEILGQRNSFSKTDTDATFMRMKEDHMKNGQLKPAYNVQISTSNQFIVNYTIHSNTTDTNTLNAHLTQHEASFGKAPEKLTADAGYGSEENYTLLEQKQTIAFVKYGMFDKEQNENYNNKQPFAASKLFYNQEKDCYICPMGRQMNFIGTSRKRTSTGFEQTVKRYQAGNCANCPLNGACHKSSANRIIEVNVNLNRLKQKAHELLNSEEGLQRRKKRCFDVEPTFGNIKQNHGFKRFMLRGKEKVEIEWGLIAIAQNLRKKAG
- a CDS encoding YfhO family protein: MSNWFKRNGVHLAIIGLFIVMCFIYFSPALQGKILYQGDVLQAKAMQKEIMDFKAKDGTAPLWTNSMFGGMPAYQIWAQFPKNITTYVITFFKTVFPNPIDVVLLYLLGAYLLFCALRVNPWLAAAGAIAFAFSSYNFIIIEAGHSNKALAIAFFAPVIAGVILTFRGKHVWGATIAALFLALEIRSNHIQMTYYLFLVLLILAGIELYHAIKTKTTKGFLKSVGFLAASIVLSVAVNAGTLWTTYEYGQESIRGKSNLKSEAAKPSNGLDREYAYQWSQGVGECITFLVPNAYGGASGSGAFGEDSEVAKTLLQRNVPAEQAIGFAKQMPTYWGDRPFTSGPYYFGAIVFFLFIFGLLILKDRLAWWIFGATLLTMFLSFGKNFPYISDLFFNYFPFYNKFRAVESTLAVTGLLFPILAVLAIQEIVSGRQDVKVLVKKLKYASFITGGLLLIVIIVPGLLFSFKSPTHEEFIQQLTQITGGDQGFANAIANALINDRTSLARTDALRSLLFVLIGAALLWALIKNKINQQIAFILFAAAILVDMWTVDRRYLNNEKFVDESTINQTFQPRQVDELILRDPSLNYRVLDLTINTFSSATASYFHKTVGGYHAAKLKRFQEVLDKQFNGAINEDVLDMLNTKYVITADEKGESQRIQNRSTACGNAWFVSKVLYVKNAEEEMTGISSFDPKKEAIVEESFKPLIDLTKAGTPDLNASIKLVDYHPDHLTYEYSAGKDMIAVFAEVWYDKGWTAYVDGEEIPHFRANYILRAAQLPGGNHKLEFKFEPASYYVGENISLAASILLVGGLGFAGYQEKKKKGKSQKVKS